One genomic window of Legionella jordanis includes the following:
- a CDS encoding spore maturation protein, protein MTSFANQFSNWLFLSFVVGIPLYAAFKRINVFDAFTSGAKQGFETSISILPYLIAMLVAIGMLRASGFFELINGVLSPIFSALGMPAELLPLALIRPFSGSASTGVMAELIHQYGGDSLIAKTAATMMGSTETTFYVVAVYFGAVGIKRTRHAIPAGLLADLAGVIASVAICRYLFS, encoded by the coding sequence ATGACTAGTTTTGCAAATCAATTCTCAAACTGGCTATTTCTGTCTTTTGTAGTTGGAATACCTTTGTATGCCGCTTTCAAACGAATTAACGTATTTGATGCATTTACTTCCGGAGCCAAGCAAGGGTTTGAGACGTCCATTAGCATTCTTCCCTATTTGATAGCCATGCTTGTGGCTATCGGTATGTTAAGAGCCTCCGGATTTTTTGAACTAATTAATGGCGTTTTAAGTCCCATTTTCTCAGCATTGGGTATGCCAGCGGAATTGCTGCCTTTAGCGCTCATTAGACCCTTTTCGGGCAGTGCATCCACCGGGGTGATGGCAGAGCTCATTCATCAGTATGGAGGAGATTCCCTAATTGCAAAAACGGCAGCCACCATGATGGGAAGTACAGAAACTACCTTTTATGTGGTAGCGGTTTATTTTGGTGCAGTGGGCATCAAAAGAACTCGTCATGCTATCCCTGCTGGTCTTTTAGCCGATTTGGCGGGAGTTATTGCGAGCGTAGCCATTTGCCGGTATTTATTCAGCTAA
- a CDS encoding nucleoside recognition domain-containing protein, translated as MLNAIWLSMIFISVVVGSIQGRLDQVVHAVTDSAKFGFEIALGMTGVMCLWLGIMRIATESGLINHFARLLRPIMRPIFPDVPAEHPAMGAMIMNIAANMLGLANAATPFGLQAMKELQTLNKNAQEASNAMCTFLAINTSSVQLIPATAIAFLAANGSLHPSSIIFSSLVATTVSTIVAIIAVKQLAKLPGYQIKGTIIND; from the coding sequence ATGTTAAATGCAATCTGGTTATCGATGATTTTTATTTCTGTGGTTGTAGGAAGCATTCAGGGAAGATTGGATCAGGTGGTGCATGCGGTAACTGACTCTGCAAAGTTTGGCTTTGAAATAGCACTTGGCATGACGGGAGTGATGTGCTTGTGGCTAGGTATAATGCGAATTGCCACAGAATCAGGGCTGATAAATCATTTTGCCAGGCTATTAAGGCCTATTATGCGGCCAATTTTTCCTGACGTGCCCGCTGAGCATCCGGCAATGGGGGCAATGATTATGAATATTGCGGCCAATATGCTTGGTTTGGCCAATGCGGCAACCCCCTTTGGTTTGCAAGCCATGAAAGAATTACAAACATTGAATAAAAACGCACAGGAAGCCAGCAATGCCATGTGTACTTTTTTGGCCATTAATACCTCCAGTGTTCAATTGATACCAGCCACAGCCATTGCTTTTTTGGCCGCTAATGGCAGCCTTCATCCAAGCAGCATTATTTTTAGTTCTCTGGTAGCTACGACTGTCTCCACGATTGTTGCCATCATAGCAGTCAAGCAATTGGCTAAATTGCCAGGGTACCAGATTAAAGGGACGATCATAAATGACTAG